One candidate division WOR-3 bacterium genomic window carries:
- the nadD gene encoding nicotinate (nicotinamide) nucleotide adenylyltransferase, giving the protein MKKIGIFGGTFDPPHIGHLLVAQDVLEKLELDEIHFLVSYRPPHRKTRAEFEDRVKMVELMLKGHPFYVSDFESHLKFAPTYTALVLSEWKRRRKDEEIYFIMGSDQFVNIGTWYEYESLFDLAKIVVCQRVKKEIRDDFPYKEKAIILNTRIIEVSAREIRRRIKEGKSIYLMVHPEVENFIKEKGLYKK; this is encoded by the coding sequence ATGAAAAAAATAGGAATATTTGGAGGAACTTTTGATCCACCTCATATAGGTCACCTTCTTGTTGCACAGGATGTTTTAGAAAAACTTGAGCTTGATGAAATTCACTTTCTTGTTTCCTATAGGCCCCCTCATAGAAAAACAAGAGCTGAATTTGAGGATAGAGTTAAAATGGTTGAACTTATGCTAAAAGGACATCCTTTCTATGTTTCAGATTTTGAGTCCCATTTAAAATTCGCTCCCACCTATACTGCTCTTGTATTGAGTGAATGGAAAAGAAGAAGAAAGGATGAGGAAATTTATTTTATAATGGGTTCAGACCAATTTGTGAATATAGGAACATGGTATGAGTATGAAAGTCTTTTTGACCTTGCCAAAATAGTTGTTTGTCAGAGGGTAAAAAAAGAAATAAGAGATGATTTCCCTTATAAAGAAAAGGCAATAATTTTAAATACAAGGATTATTGAAGTATCAGCAAGGGAAATAAGAAGGAGAATAAAGGAGGGTAAAAGCATATACCTTATGGTTCATCCTGAAGTTGAGAATTTTATAAAGGAAAAGGGACTTTATAAAAAATGA
- the bamD gene encoding outer membrane protein assembly factor BamD encodes MRKFFLIFFTILSACLFKRAKMENFDTQRYFELGLYNFYKGKYDKARFYFNRVLFSGEIKEYTDDAQFYIAKSYLNEKQFETAISEYNFLINQFPNSEHIEEAEFDLLKLEILKVRSPLHETKELEKVLTKLSEFQRKYPESQYIEEIKGLKGEVLNILAEKIYKIAELYENMKKFNSAKIYYEELISKYPDTIWAEKARKKINKK; translated from the coding sequence ATGAGAAAATTTTTTTTGATTTTTTTTACAATTCTTTCCGCCTGCCTTTTCAAAAGGGCAAAAATGGAAAATTTTGATACACAGAGATATTTTGAACTTGGTCTTTATAATTTTTATAAAGGTAAATATGATAAAGCAAGATTCTATTTTAATAGGGTTTTATTTTCAGGTGAGATAAAAGAATATACCGACGATGCCCAGTTTTATATAGCAAAATCCTATTTGAATGAAAAACAATTTGAAACAGCTATTTCAGAATATAATTTTCTTATAAATCAATTTCCCAATTCTGAGCATATTGAAGAGGCAGAGTTTGATTTATTAAAACTTGAAATTTTAAAAGTTCGCTCACCGCTTCATGAAACAAAAGAACTTGAGAAAGTTCTTACTAAATTATCTGAATTTCAAAGAAAATATCCAGAGTCTCAATACATTGAAGAAATTAAAGGTCTCAAAGGCGAGGTTTTAAATATTTTAGCAGAAAAAATATATAAAATTGCTGAACTTTATGAAAATATGAAAAAATTTAATTCAGCAAAAATTTATTATGAAGAATTGATTAGTAAATATCCTGATACTATCTGGGCAGAAAAAGCAAGGAAAAAAATAAATAAAAAATGA
- the gap gene encoding type I glyceraldehyde-3-phosphate dehydrogenase: MKKVKVAINGFGRIGRQVLKEGLKRKNLEFVAINDLSDPEALAHLYKYDSVFGITDDKIEVEKDGFKINGKKIKVFSEKEPSKLPWKELEVDYVVESTGAFTDRTKAALHLDAGAKRVIITAPGKGTKPDVTIVLGVNEHFYDPEKHFVISNASCTTNCFSFLVKIIHENFGIEKGEMTTIHSYTNDQRILDQIHRDLRRARAAALNIIPTSTGAAEAIELVYPELKGKLKAISIRVPTPNVSLCDFTAVVKKEVKKEEVNEAFKKASEKLSKYLEYCDKPLVSSDFIGNPHSCIFDATLTETVENLVKVAGWYDNEWGYSVRVVDLLEYLSEKEK; encoded by the coding sequence ATGAAAAAGGTAAAAGTTGCTATAAATGGTTTTGGAAGAATTGGAAGACAGGTTTTAAAAGAAGGTTTAAAAAGAAAAAATCTTGAATTTGTTGCAATAAATGACTTATCAGACCCTGAGGCTCTCGCACACCTATATAAATACGATTCTGTTTTTGGAATAACAGATGATAAAATAGAAGTTGAAAAAGATGGATTTAAGATTAATGGAAAGAAAATAAAGGTATTTTCTGAAAAAGAACCATCAAAACTCCCGTGGAAAGAGCTTGAAGTTGATTATGTAGTAGAATCAACAGGAGCCTTTACAGATAGAACAAAAGCAGCTCTTCACCTTGATGCAGGAGCAAAAAGAGTTATAATTACTGCTCCTGGTAAGGGAACTAAACCGGATGTTACAATTGTTCTCGGTGTTAATGAACACTTTTATGACCCGGAAAAACATTTTGTTATCTCCAATGCTTCCTGCACGACAAACTGTTTTTCCTTTTTGGTTAAAATTATACACGAAAACTTTGGAATTGAAAAGGGAGAGATGACCACAATACACTCCTATACGAATGACCAGAGAATTCTTGACCAGATACACAGGGATTTAAGGAGAGCAAGAGCAGCAGCTTTAAATATAATACCAACATCGACAGGTGCAGCAGAAGCAATTGAACTTGTTTATCCTGAATTAAAGGGAAAACTAAAGGCTATCTCAATCAGGGTTCCAACACCAAATGTTTCCCTTTGCGATTTTACAGCAGTAGTTAAAAAAGAAGTTAAAAAAGAAGAAGTTAATGAGGCTTTCAAAAAGGCATCAGAAAAACTCTCAAAATATCTTGAATACTGTGATAAACCCCTTGTTTCATCTGATTTCATAGGAAACCCTCATTCCTGTATATTTGATGCAACCTTAACTGAAACTGTTGAGAACTTGGTAAAAGTAGCAGGCTGGTATGATAATGAATGGGGGTACTCTGTAAGGGTTGTAGATTTGCTTGAATATTTATCAGAAAAGGAGAAATAA